The DNA region GGATTCTTTTCAGGATCCACATCCAATTCAGGTTTTAGAATCTGGAATGCTTCTTTCTTCTGTTTGTTAATGTTGACctgaaaaaaagagaagaaacaacatattaaatttcaaataaaaaaagtccATATAACAAGAGGCGGCTGATTGACGGGTAATAGCTACTAAACCTTAAGAGTGCTGAGGTTGTTTGGTTTGGTCACATTCACTAAATTTCCGTGCTCATCTATTTCCCTTCCAAGGGCATCAAGACGAAGAACAGGGGCCTTAGTAGGCTTCTGAGGGGCAGCAACATCAGTTGCCACCTGTCCGGGAAACACGTTTATAAGAGGAGAAAACTCGGGGTCATGACGGAACCCCATCTGAGCAGCAAGCTCTTGTGCACGTTTTACAGCTTCAAAATTGGGAATGGCTGCTGCAGAAATGGGTAGTGCAGATGAATCAAATGTTGCCACAGAAGCAGCTGTAccaccagctgttgatggagcCGGTGCATGTAGTATCCCACCAGTGGTAGATGGTGGTTTCAGTGCCTCCTTCGTTTCCAAGTTATGGCTAGCATCTTTGCTTGCATTGCCGCCCTTCTTCAACTGCATGATAAGAATAGTGATAGTAAGTTTATCCAAAGGtacaaatgtaaaaaaaaaattgtatagtGCATGAAAGTTTGTTGCACACAAGTGTCAGACACATTAAAAATTTATGTGGATATGTTACCTGGTTAAGCTTCTTCAGCTTCTCAGTCAATTCCTTCTGCTtttgtaaagttctcttaatTTTTTCTACATCACCAAGAGACAGATTCGCACTTTTCCCAGCAGTTGAAGATGTTCCATCTGTACTAGAGTTTCCATGAACCTCATGAGATCTGGTAATACTAACTCCCTTATTTTCATTTGTTGTAGGAATTGAAGATACCTTGGTAGGAAGGGGATGATTGGGAGCAAAAGAGGTCTCAGGCATAGTCCTTGATGTCATAGCAGGTTCCAGAGCAGCACCCTGTAAGTGGAGAAAATTAACAACGTCACTTACTGCGCATGCCAAAAGATCTTGATCATGGTGGAGACAAAAAACACAAACATGAAgaatcaaaacaaaatgaagGGAATACATTTCACACAGATGGCCTCGGTCCTCAGCTAATAGAGAGACGACCTACAACGGATATAAAGCATATAGCAAACAGAGCTATtttctaacaaagaaaataagacaCCTTACATTATTAAGGAAGAAAATACCTCACCTAAAAATCTGTAGCTTCCAGGTAAATCAATCATCAGTATACAACACTACAAATTTCAAGAGTAATAGCAAGGTAGTTCAACCAACATTTTCTGTTTCTCTTATTCGAGAAATTTAGTTTACTTCAACCTAAGTTGTTATTGGAGAGCCTTATGGCTTCTAGTACTATTAACATACAATCACATATAGCAACGCTATAGAAGGCAGAACCCTTCTGCTACATTAGTAATCCATACCTCAAACTACGATATCAACGCGGGGTTAGAAATTTCAGTTTCAAAAGATTGAATCTTCAGATTGTTCATTGCAGTTTTACGAGTGATTAAGAGGCTAACCTACGGTATAACCTAAATGTGGAATACTTTTGCTCAGGTTTGCGCAATTTCAGCATCAAAATAACGCAATTATCAAATTCAACTAAAAAGCAAACAAATAGAAAGCTAACATAAAGCTTAAAACTTACATTACCCACCCAACCACTCCCATTTGGGGGGGCGGCGACGCTCTGGAAATTGCCAATCTGATCCTCCCCAACTTCTACTTTCTTAACATTAACCTCACTCGCATTCACATTCAATTCAGTTCTCCGTCCAACAGCTCCACCATTCTCTCCATCCTCTTCCTTGACTCGGGGGTCATCAAACCTCCTACTCTTTCTCTGATCTCCATTCACTTCCTGACCATCTTCCTCGAATcgcttcctctctctcctctccccctCCGAAACCCTGGAcctcttcttatcttctaaACCATCACGATCGCCATCTCTACCCTCactcctctccctctctttcctcTTACGCTTCGATTCCTCTCGCTCCTCCGACCTCTCGCGTTTCGCTTCCCGATGCCTGGACCTCTCTCTGCTCCCTTCCCTCTCGGCCCTGGGCTCGTAGGACCGCTCGCGGTGGTCCCGCGAGACATCCCTGCCGTCTTCACTGGGCTCGCGTGACCGTTCCCGACGAGATTTGTGGTCGCGGGGCTCGCGCTTGGAATCGCGGTCCGATCgatggtggtggcggtggtAATCGGTGTCCTTTGACGATCGCTTTTCATCGGCGTCACGGCTGCGATGCTTATCGTAGTCTCTGTCTCGATCCCTGCGGTCGCGTTTGCTCGATTTGCCTTTCTC from Malus domestica chromosome 01, GDT2T_hap1 includes:
- the LOC103433644 gene encoding protein RDM16 isoform X1, which translates into the protein MEKGKSSKRDRRDRDRDYDKHRSRDADEKRSSKDTDYHRHHHRSDRDSKREPRDHKSRRERSREPSEDGRDVSRDHRERSYEPRAEREGSRERSRHREAKRERSEEREESKRKRKERERSEGRDGDRDGLEDKKRSRVSEGERRERKRFEEDGQEVNGDQRKSRRFDDPRVKEEDGENGGAVGRRTELNVNASEVNVKKVEVGEDQIGNFQSVAAPPNGSGWVGNGAALEPAMTSRTMPETSFAPNHPLPTKVSSIPTTNENKGVSITRSHEVHGNSSTDGTSSTAGKSANLSLGDVEKIKRTLQKQKELTEKLKKLNQLKKGGNASKDASHNLETKEALKPPSTTGGILHAPAPSTAGGTAASVATFDSSALPISAAAIPNFEAVKRAQELAAQMGFRHDPEFSPLINVFPGQVATDVAAPQKPTKAPVLRLDALGREIDEHGNLVNVTKPNNLSTLKVNINKQKKEAFQILKPELDVDPEKNPHFDPDVGISKKFLRPKRMGFAFVEEGKWTKDAELIKLKSKFGEAQAKEQRAKQQQFAKARAAPDINPNLIEVGERVITKEKPKDPIPEIEWWDVPLLHSGTYNEVIDGTVAEEKLKMEKITIYIEHPQPIEPPTEPAPPPPQPLKLTKKEQKKLRTQKRLAREKDRQEMIRQGLLEPPKPKVKMSNLMKVLGSEATQDPTRLEKEIRSAAAEREQAHADRNIARKLTPAERREKKERKLFDDPNNVETIVSVYRINELSHPKARFKIDVNARENRLTGSCVISDGINVAVVEGGSKSIKRYAKVMLRRINWAEAVKEEEEDDDVEDDKPPNKCVLVWQGSVARPSFNRFYVHECMTEAAARKIFADAGVAHYWDLAVNFQDDN